GCGTCACCAGCGGCTCGGCCTGGGCGGCGACGATCTCGCTGGTCTGCATCGTCCCGGCGAGCAGGACGACGGAGGCGGCCGTCACGACCAGCGGGATCTCGTAGGCGATGTTCTGGGCGACCGCCCGCAGCGCCCCCAAAAGCGAGAACTTGTTGTTCGAGGCGTAGCCGGCCATCGTCATGCCGAGCGTCGCCAGCGACGCCGCCGCGAAGGCGAAGACGATCCCCGTCGCGGGGTCGGCCAGCTGGATCCCGCTGCCCATCGGAATCACCGCGAAACCGAAGAGCGCGGAGAAGGTGACCAGCAGCGGCGCGATGTCGTACGCCGGTCGGTCGGCGTTCTCGGGGACGATGAGCTCCTTCGACAGCAGCCGCACCACGTCGGCGACGATGATGAGCAGGCCCCCAGGCCCCATCCGGTTCGGGCCCTGCTTCCCCCAGATCCCCGCGAGTACCTTCCGTTTCGCCCAGGGACCGGCGACCGCGGCGTTCGTCAGCAGTATCAGCGAGACGACGACCGCACCGAGCACGCCCGCGACGAACCCGCCGACCGGGCCCGACCCGAGTCCGAGTTCCCCCGCGAGCGTCTCCGGGAGCGTCGTGACTGTCATCGTCCGGACGTTCGGTCCGGGGGGCAGTAGCCCCGTCGCCGGTGATGCGGGGCGGGTTTAAGTCGGCGGCCTCAGTCCGCCGCGAGCGACTCGCCGCCCAGCACCGCGCGGTACCGCTCGCCGGCGGCGTCGTC
The genomic region above belongs to Halostella salina and contains:
- a CDS encoding complex I subunit 1/NuoH family protein; translation: MTVTTLPETLAGELGLGSGPVGGFVAGVLGAVVVSLILLTNAAVAGPWAKRKVLAGIWGKQGPNRMGPGGLLIIVADVVRLLSKELIVPENADRPAYDIAPLLVTFSALFGFAVIPMGSGIQLADPATGIVFAFAAASLATLGMTMAGYASNNKFSLLGALRAVAQNIAYEIPLVVTAASVVLLAGTMQTSEIVAAQAEPLVTLAGVTVPSWYALVNPFAFALFVVANLAEVGRNPFDTPEAPTEIVAGFQTEYSSVYFVLLYLGEFLHIFLGGALIATLFLGGPAGPVLPGIVWFLLKMWAVFLFTQWARSAMPRLRIDQLIGVGWKGMLVLSFVNLVLTALILPFVVA